A single genomic interval of Melanotaenia boesemani isolate fMelBoe1 chromosome 4, fMelBoe1.pri, whole genome shotgun sequence harbors:
- the LOC121638806 gene encoding E3 SUMO-protein ligase ZBED1-like encodes MFSVEERHAVYDQARRLVRELDRARTPPPNVPSAEPEALLPVEEAGRAKRKMGDFSEWEDEGDAAEEKDEVHRYIDSQFFWDGEDLLSFWESQSQPKAFPVLSKVARMILCIPATSASSERAFSSAGRVLESRRNRLNPGTVDAILFLHSAGKRLN; translated from the exons ATGTTTTCAGTTGAGGAGAGACATGCTGTGTACGACCAGGCCAGGCGTCTTGTGAGAGAATTGGACAGAGCGCGTACACCGCCACCAAATGTGCCATCGGCGGAGCCAGAAGCCTTGCTTCCAG tggAGGAAGCTGGAAGagccaaaagaaaaatgggCGACTTCAGTGAGTGGGAGGATGAAGGTGATGCAGCTGAGGAGAAAGACGAGGTTCACCGCTACATTGACAGCCAGTTCTTCTGGGATGGGGAAGATCTTCTAAGTTTCTGGGAGTCGCAGTCGCAGCCAAAGGCCTTTCCAGTGCTTTCCAAAGTGGCAAGAATGATTCTTTGCATCCCTGCAACGAGCGCATCGAGTGAGCGCGCATTCAGCTCGGCAGGCCGGGTGCTTGAGTCCAGGCGAAACAGACTGAACCCCGGGACAGTTGATGCTATTCTTTTTTTGCACAGTGCAGGCAAACGCCTAAATTAA